From Algoriphagus sp. NG3, the proteins below share one genomic window:
- the traN gene encoding conjugative transposon protein TraN, translating into MKIIHLILFAALGLLTTVDLTAQVISRSTSQPIPSSQLQISDQMTTNLIFPFAIKSVDRGNRNILVQKASAVENILQVKAENSGFQNSNLTVITEDGRFYSFAVEYQEVPQNLNLKIQKAGNSDLADFGNQIQVESELEETAGKVATKNRSMPTLRQRRFLTGIALTGIYIEKDLLYFQLRLENQTNIPYDIEQFRLFIRDKRQNKRSASQELEQIPLLVYGDADRIPAQSTQSLVVVLPKFTIPDQKHLKIELMEENGGRHLQINVKNRHLMNAMQVD; encoded by the coding sequence ATGAAAATTATTCATCTCATTTTATTTGCCGCCTTGGGCCTACTTACTACCGTTGATTTAACCGCACAGGTGATTTCCAGAAGTACATCACAGCCCATTCCTTCCTCCCAGCTCCAGATCAGCGATCAGATGACCACCAACCTGATTTTCCCTTTTGCGATAAAAAGCGTGGATCGGGGAAACCGAAACATATTGGTCCAAAAAGCCAGTGCCGTTGAAAATATCCTGCAGGTCAAAGCTGAAAACAGCGGATTTCAGAACAGCAATCTTACGGTAATAACTGAAGATGGCCGTTTCTATTCCTTTGCGGTGGAGTACCAAGAAGTGCCCCAAAATCTTAATCTAAAAATCCAGAAAGCAGGCAATTCAGACTTGGCAGATTTTGGAAATCAGATTCAAGTAGAATCTGAACTGGAAGAGACAGCAGGAAAAGTGGCCACAAAAAACAGGTCCATGCCGACTCTTCGCCAGCGGAGGTTTCTGACAGGGATTGCACTGACAGGAATTTACATTGAAAAGGATCTGCTTTACTTTCAGCTAAGGCTGGAAAACCAGACCAATATCCCCTACGACATCGAGCAGTTTCGCCTGTTTATCCGGGACAAGAGGCAAAATAAACGCAGCGCCTCTCAAGAGCTGGAACAGATTCCACTCTTGGTTTATGGAGATGCAGATCGCATTCCTGCCCAATCCACCCAATCACTGGTAGTTGTACTCCCAAAATTCACCATTCCCGATCAAAAACATCTGAAAATCGAACTGATGGAAGAAAACGGAGGACGCCATCTGCAGATCAACGTAAAAAACCGACACCTCATGAACGCCATGCAGGTGGACTAG
- a CDS encoding helix-turn-helix domain-containing protein has product METITKEDLDTLRFQLFADLKKLLEKPAETQSETKEWLRSKDVKKMLSISDAALQNLRIRGVVHPVKISGLYYYKTEELKSLFKQ; this is encoded by the coding sequence ATGGAAACCATCACCAAAGAAGATCTGGACACCCTACGATTTCAGTTGTTTGCCGACCTTAAAAAACTGTTGGAAAAACCAGCCGAAACTCAATCAGAAACGAAAGAGTGGCTTCGAAGTAAGGACGTAAAAAAGATGCTGAGTATCTCCGATGCCGCCTTGCAAAATCTAAGGATTCGGGGTGTAGTGCATCCTGTCAAAATTTCAGGACTCTACTATTATAAAACCGAAGAGCTGAAATCACTTTTCAAGCAATAA
- a CDS encoding glycoside hydrolase — MNRKLTLALVGGLTITMNVFAQEQSSKAFPFVLPKEKPDIELSAALERNYDAYPAPRPEDNELYSQFKYTELRGFDYNGHDGTISRRDPSKVIFANGKYYVWYTYRNTPVPPQGADKSNDTIPSSDWDLSEIWYATSKDGVHWEEQGVAVPRPPKPQVGWRSVTTTDILEWEGKYYLYYQGFMEASGKRGDDCPVAVSYAESPDGPWTPYNEIVVPNGGEGEWDQFSIHDPQPIVHNGKIYLYYKSDFDGDPNLVRMQGLAIADHPLGPFRKHPLNPVINSGHETTLFPFKEGIAALVIKDGNEHFTIQYAEDGVNFEIAAITNLMPTAAGPFMPDAFTNTDYGKGITWGISHITNATDWEHNHAILLRFDCDLSLDVHDPEMKKHNYYYKPEFYYQHGLTKEQLQRVAEENAKVMDNRE; from the coding sequence ATGAACAGAAAATTAACCTTGGCGCTAGTAGGAGGGCTGACAATTACCATGAATGTTTTTGCCCAAGAGCAGTCATCCAAAGCATTTCCATTTGTCTTGCCCAAAGAAAAGCCAGATATCGAACTCAGTGCAGCATTGGAAAGAAATTACGATGCCTACCCCGCACCCAGGCCAGAAGACAATGAACTGTACAGCCAGTTTAAATATACCGAATTAAGAGGTTTCGATTATAATGGCCACGACGGGACCATTTCAAGAAGGGATCCTTCGAAAGTGATCTTTGCGAATGGCAAATATTACGTTTGGTATACATACAGAAATACTCCCGTACCTCCCCAGGGTGCCGATAAGTCCAATGACACCATTCCGTCGTCAGATTGGGACCTCTCGGAGATTTGGTATGCTACCAGTAAGGACGGTGTCCATTGGGAAGAACAGGGCGTGGCAGTGCCGAGACCTCCAAAACCACAAGTGGGATGGCGCTCAGTGACGACTACGGATATATTGGAATGGGAAGGGAAATACTACCTGTACTATCAAGGCTTTATGGAGGCAAGTGGCAAGCGGGGAGATGACTGTCCAGTGGCGGTTTCCTATGCCGAATCGCCAGACGGTCCATGGACGCCGTACAATGAAATCGTTGTCCCCAATGGAGGAGAAGGAGAATGGGATCAGTTTTCCATTCACGACCCACAACCCATTGTACATAACGGGAAAATCTATTTGTATTATAAGTCCGACTTTGATGGCGATCCCAACCTGGTAAGGATGCAAGGCTTGGCCATAGCGGATCATCCACTGGGACCGTTCAGAAAACATCCCTTGAACCCGGTAATAAACAGTGGACATGAAACCACACTTTTTCCATTTAAAGAGGGCATAGCTGCCCTGGTCATAAAAGACGGCAATGAACATTTTACCATCCAATATGCAGAAGATGGGGTGAATTTTGAAATTGCTGCGATAACCAATTTGATGCCCACAGCAGCCGGTCCTTTCATGCCCGATGCCTTTACAAACACCGACTATGGCAAAGGGATTACCTGGGGTATTTCACATATCACCAATGCTACGGATTGGGAGCACAATCACGCCATCTTGCTTCGGTTTGATTGTGACCTGAGCCTGGATGTCCATGACCCGGAAATGAAAAAGCACAATTACTATTATAAGCCGGAGTTCTATTACCAACATGGATTAACCAAAGAGCAGCTGCAAAGAGTTGCTGAAGAAAATGCCAAAGTAATGGATAATAGGGAATAG